The region TTAAACACTTATGATCAAGATTTTAACCATTTAGAGCGTCTCTACGCCACAGTTGGTACGCATCCGACGCGCTGTGATGAATTCCTGCCGGACCCGGAGGGCTACTACGACCAGCTCCGCTCAAAGATTGAGTCAAATCCGAGTAAGGTGCTTGCCATTGGGGAATGCGGCCTGGACTACGATCGCCTGAAATTCTGTGGCCAGGAGACGCAACGGTTGTACTTTGAGAAACAGCTGAGCTTGGCGGCCGAGTTCAGGCTGCCGCTCTTCCTGCACATGCGAAATGCTCACTCGGACTTCATGGCAATCTTGGGACGGAATCGTGACAAACTCAAGGAGTGTGGAGGCGGAGTCGTTCATAGCTTTACAGGCACTCTGGAGGAGGCACACAGCATTCTGGCATTCGGTGGCCTCTACATTGGGGTCAATGGCTGCTCCCTGAAGACTGAGGAAAACGCCGAAGTGGTTCGGCAGCTGCCAAATGATCGCATAATGCTGGAAACAGACTGTCCCTGGTGTGGAATACGGTCATCGCATGTGGGCCATAAGCACGTGAGCACAAAGTTTCCCACCGtcaagaagaaggagaaatgGACAGCCGAATCTCTGATAGACGGACGCTGTGAGCCCTGCCAGATCAGGTGAGTACGAAATACGTCATAGTGCAAGCTCCAATCTACAACTATTTTTCATTTCAGCCAAGTTCTCGAGGCCATTGCGGGCATTAAGCAGGAGCCCAAGGAGAAGCTGGCCGAGATCTACTATCAAAACACTTTGGATGTGTTCTTCAGCAGAACAGGGAAAACCAGAACCGAATAAAACCAATTGCCGTTACATTCAATGcgtttacatatattttattattgtttgtcATGTCTAGATGCAAATGAATTGAAAAATACGCTTTACAACTTGGATTTGGGTTTTACTCTTAAtgcttttgttgtaattttcaGTTGATACAGGGAAAACACGTTACTTGTAAGATTCACATTTAGAATTGTAAATAATTGTTGCTCATTGCTATGTTAATTAACTGTGGTGATTATGCATTTATATGtggtgtatatgtatatgtatgtagaatcgatcgccaaaaaatatatatgcacGTACTCGTATGGATTCCTCATGGTTGCCTCAAATTTGTATATGCTCTCTAGAGTCTAGACTAATGGAGTTAGTTAGCTTAGTTATTGCCACATTTTTGGTTACGAGTTTGCCAATAGTCCACAGATCATTGGTGAAGCCTTAAAAAGcgtatatacaaaatattttgtaaatatttaaaaagtCTACTAGCtagcatatgtatgtagaacgCTTTTAGGCTTAAAAAAGTTTCGTAGTCAAGGGTAGATGTATTTAGTTACGAGTATATCTTGGGTTAAGCAGTACATGTTCATTAAAACCGAAATATATATAAGTTGGGTTTAAAACTGCCGATTTTGTTCTATGTTTTGTGAACTGATATGAACGgaaatgatatatgtatgtatattacaGTAAGAATCTGGCCTCTAGTCTACGCGGCTATGCATTTAAAATGACAGTACAAGATTCAGTCCAATGGAAATGTTATGTAGCGTATTGCTATCTTTGATATGAACACGTTCATATGTGTAGCGCTACGCTAGTGCGAAAGTCGGGGTACGATTAGTCTCGTCTCTGAAATTCCCCTCTCCGCTTGGCAGTAATTGGCTTTTATGTGAGAAGTGTACCCAATTTCTTACgagtatacgagtatgcattCCTTGAGGAATCGCAGTAAAGTTGCAGTGGGATTTCAAGTACATATCAATATTGCATTGTGTTTAACATCTAGGACAATTCTACcgaatatattgtatatatgtttgtataaACTTTTGTTAAATATGCTCAGACCTATCCCAATTGACAAGCAGTTCGACAAGCCATTGCAGTTGGAAACAAATAAGGTTAAGGGATAACTcaaaacaaacacaataaacatatgtatataagatATATTCCATTTATTAGGCGTCAGATTAGTTTCAATTGGTTTTTCAAATCATTttcagatatatgtatgtacataaagaAAGGAAATTATGATaaatacataaacataatataatatttaaaggTAAATTCGAGATTGAATTATAAATAAACACGAATGGGCTAACCAACTGTCTTCCATGTTCTTTGTCGTATTCACTTAACGAAAGAATAAATCCTTTTTGGATGCTTTTTGGGAGACGGGAAATCGGGAGAGTTGTTGATTAGTGCGAGTGTGGCCTAACACGCTCGTTAAATATcattatatattgtatatagtGTACCATAATCATATGTGTTTGTTTAGGTTGCATGTTGTATGTACGAGTTTTCAGTTTCAAACCAAACTCTGCAATAGCCTGCAATCGAGCAGGCCTCGGGGCCTCTTGATTATTTCATATgttaataatagtaataaataatattcttTTGCTTAGGTCTATGCGTTAATTTAGTGTATTTTAGGAGCGCTGCGATCGTTGATCTTCTGGTTACGTTTCAAGGGGGCTCCGCGTTTTATCTGATCCATCAACGACTCGTGACAGATGCGAGGGTCCGGCTGAAAGGTCCATCAAAGATAGGATTAGAATGCTATTGACCTCAAAGCTTAGATTAAATAGCAGGGTTAATTGGTAGAACTAGGCACTGAGTGGATTAGCTGCCAGCTGGCTTAGTAGACTTCAATAAACGAGCGAACGAGAAGAAAAACGAGGATCGAACTAAATACCTTAGCACTGCTCATCACAgtggccagtgccagtgccaatggctgtggttgtggttgcGGTTGTGCTGGTCGTGGTAGTGGTGTTGGGATAGGTGGGAGGTCTACGATATTGAGCACTGGGGCGCGATAGATTTTGTGGATTCTGATACATCTAACATTTGGCACCGGCATAAAGCATAGTGAATGTTGGCTATATGTTGGAGTGGATATGCTTTGGTTGTGAACTACTTACCAGGGCCTTGCTATTGATGAGATTTCGCACGGCAAATGCGCGGCCGGACATGCCCTGCTTGGCCAGTTTCGCGTTGAGATTCTCGAGGAACTCGGCCTTGGTCTTGGCCCGAATGCTGCCAGTCTTTTCGATATTTGTGCTTGTGGCGTAGTCTATGAATATGCGTTGcggttgttgtagttgttgtggcaaaaaaaagaaaatcgtAAGCAAAGATGATCGATCAGTGAGTGGGCCGGATGGGTTCGAGGAGTGTGGAAAAAGTGGTTAGGATTTAAGATTTAAGAGTTAAATTTAAAATGGTGAatccaaaatgcaaaataaaactCATAAATTGCTGTTCAACATTCTGCCTGAAAGTGCTGGTTGACAAAGTTATGATTGATGATTAGGAAAGTTGATATGAAAGTTGCTTTCTGAGCGAGAGACTGAGGGAATCTCCCCATCTCCCTGCAATCTACTGTTTGTCCAACATTTTCCGAGGCGCACTTGACACAAACGCAATCAGGTTAATGGGCAACACTTTCCCataacccaaaacccaaactcaaactcaaacgcaaagaaaccaaaataatgcaaaataGAGGCAGCATGCGCTAAAAGTACGAGTAACTtagaaataaaaaacattttcgcaaacaaaatataatttttccaATGCCATGTAGGAGAGGAGCGAAATCAGCAAACATAACACAAATATATAGAGCAGCGCTCATTCATTGAAATCaagtcaaatcaaatcaaatcaatggAACTCCGGCTCGCGTTCTTACTTGGATGATGTGCCTGGGCATGGGACatgtgggcgtgggcatggACATTGGCATGGGCGTTCGCATTCgcgtggccatggccatgggcaTTATTGTGGTTGTAGTAAGCAGCGCCGCCATTGCTGTTGCCCCCAGCAACCTCGCGATAAtaatgctgttgctgttgatgctgctgctgttgtggatGATGtatttgctgctggtgctgctgctgatggtggtgATTGCCACGCGCCGTTGTAGCATAAATACTAGCCGAGGATACAGACCCAGATCCAGTTACGGGCGAGCCGCAAGTGGGCGAGGCTGAGGGCGAATGGAACTTGACGGCCGTCGTTTGTATGAATGGATTCGTTGACACGAATATCTTTTGCTGTACACTCGAGTGCCGCGACGGTATGGGTGgctggcgctgctgttgctgctgctgctgttccgcCAAATGTTGCTGTTGAGCTGCTCTCagtttctgctgttgctgcatctgctgctggggaAGAGGCAACTGTGGACGCTGATTTACatggccattgccattgcccatGCCTGCCGGCTGTTGGtattgctgatgctgctgctgctgctgctgctgtaaacgttgctgctgctgcatcatgTTTTTTGGGAGCGTAGCCGTGGCCGAACCTGCTGCATAGGCACTCAACTGAGAGGCCGCACTCTGGCCAGCATGGGGGCGTGCCATCTTCTTGGGCATCGTGGCCGATGCTCCGGCATTGTAAatgggtggcggtggcggatCCTCCAGTGGAGGCGGGCACGTgtaatgctgctgctgcagatgttggtactgctgctgctgctgctgagcctGTCGCATGCTCAAGATTGGGGCAGCTGCTGAATTTTTGTTAAACGAACTTGAATAGTTGCCAAAATCTTTACTGCTAGCTGCGGCTGCCATCGGCGCTTGAGGCGGCTGATAGTGCGAACTGTTGGCGGAGTTGGCCGacgccactgccgccgctgatgctgatgctgatggggAGGCGGATGAGGAGTTTGAGAATGAACTGACTTTGGAGAGCAACGATGATGTGGATGAAGACAGAGGAAAGTGTGGCAGTGCATTGAATGAGGTGGCCGGTGTTAGAATGGATGCTGCCTGAATGCTGCTGGCCAATGCGGCCGCTGTTGATGGAGTTGATGACGAGGTGCCGAAACTAGCGTAAATtctatgctgctgctgttgttgcagtggCTGTTGGTGCTCAGATTTACCGTCAtagtgttgctgctgttgcggctggGACATGGACAGGCCGCTCCGCGTGTAGATCGACTCGCCTCCAAGTTGGTGCTGGTTGCCGTAGATGCCGTCGGAAGcatgctgctgttgatgatgctgctgctgctgcttgctgttgAGTCGTGCATTCAGCTGTGCAATAAGATTCGGATTCGCCTTGGGCTGTGTCGGTGGCAGTGGGTGcgcatgcccatgcccatgcccattgGGACTTGGGCTGCTGGTGCGGAAGCTGGACATGCTGTTGACCAGCTTGGGTTGGGCATAGATGCCCccaccgcctcctccgcctGCGGCCGGTGACGAGGTGCGGAACGTCTGTGCATATGCGTTATAtgttcggtgttcggtgttcgTGTGTGGCATGAGAAGAAAAAAGAGTaaaacaaaaggcacaaatTAAAAGTTAGCCAAAAGCACAGCGAAAGCTAAGTGATAGATGAGTACGCTAATCTATATCGCATTACAACTAAGCTGGATGGGGCAGAGGGACTAGCACTAGCTCTAGCACTAGCTCTAGATATGCAAGTATGAATGTTAGATTAGTCGAGCATTCTCCAGGATGTGTCGCTGCGGCCTTTGTTGGTTAGTCGTTGGTTAGTAGACATCGACACGCCCATCGAATCGCCTCCGACTCTTTGGGTCACTTACGGCATCCGCTGTAggcggtggtgctggtggggCGTGGTAGACAGGTGGCGTTGGCGGCTTTTGTGCcacatgttgctgctgctgttgctgctgtggatAGCATTGCTGTGGATGatattgctgctgttgctgttgatgatTAAAGCGTTGCTGGTTGGGCGGTGGCAGGGGTGGTGGCATCTGCTGgcccggctgctgctgttggccattGGCCAAGGCATGAGCATAGGCCTGCAGATCCATATAGGAGTCATAGTAGGCCTCATAGCTCGGGTCGTCGTTCATGGGGGAGTTGTGCACTGACttttgtacgagtacgagaggtgtgtggggtgtggttcgacagggcagggcaaatgcaaattgaaatgaaaagaaattatAAGTTAAGCAAGTCGATCTCTAAGAGCGTCGGTTCCAGGCTCGGAAGACTCGTGCACACACCTGCAGTGGGGGTtgatattgttgttgctgtggttgttgctgatgttgttgctgctgctgctgctgtataCGTCTTAGCGTGCCAGGCGATGCCGGCTGATGCCGCATGGCTGCCAGGGCTCGCACCGTCTCCGACACCTTAAGAGCGGAGCTCGGCATGGCCACTGGAGGACCGCTGGACATGGACTCCAGCATAAAGGCTGGCGGCGGTGGTAGATGCTCGCTGGAGCTGCTTAGCGGCGTGTTatgttgcagctgcagatgcgacgcgtgctgttgttgcataattaaatcataaataaaataataaaagcaaaaaaaacaagaaacaactCTCGTGTGTAGAGTGTCTAGAAAGTTTCTAGGCTTAAACGGCTAACTTGGCCCGAACTTAGTCTAACTTAATTAATTTGAGAGCCATTAATCTAAGCGCCGGTCGGAGCCCGGTCGGTAAGCACACTTACCCCCACCGAAGCATTGGGACTGGGTGTCACCGAGGAGCTGCGTCGCACTGGCGGCGGTGGCTTGGCCTGATTGATGGACGAACGACGTGCGATCCGCGTTGAGCCACCTGCTCCTCCTaatgctcctcctgctcctcctgtggATGGTTAAAGAGTTCCATTAGCTATAGAATCGCATCACTTCGGAAATATTCATTAGCTTCTTGCTGTTAATTACAGTTACAGGTATTATTATATGTACAGTAATCGATTTATACACTTGGCACACACAACACAGGACACCATCTAATACGAGAGAGCACCAGTGAAAGCGCTGcggatcgatcgatcgatcgatccaCATCTGTGTAGGATGAAAGAGACCCAaatacgagagagagagcgagaaagagattGATCTGATGATCCCCAAAGCGCTTAAAGCCGCGGTAAGATGCACCATGAAGCCATTCATGAGCCATTCCATGTTTGAGGCTAGTTCTATCTGTCAGACAGAGACAATGCCTGATTATCTGATTAATGTTCAAGCAGTTGGCAGTTAGTGGCGGAGTAGCGTGCAGTTTACTTGGAGGTTATTTGAGCTGTGTGCAGGTGGAGTGATGATATGATCGGTGTACGGTAAGCCAATTCCATTTACGAACAGGGTTAGGGCACACAAAATCGTGGCCAAATGAAtaaagcaaatcaaataaagttaggagagagagagcccaaGAAACAACAATTAGAACCCAAAGCCAGAGTAAGAAGCAATTGAAGAACCAAGTTTTGCTTGGAAGAAACGCAGAAAATCAATAACCAAATAGattaaatcaaaatcaaaataaaaaatcaaaaatcaaatcgaaaCGAACCCGACAACGAGGCCGGCCTGGGCGTAATGCCTGGCTTGAgactggcattggcattggcattggcagtggaattcgtattcgtattggCTTGATGGTTGGCTTGGGGGTTGGCGGCATTCGAGGAGCACACATATGGATGGGCGGGTGGTGGCGCTGATGGTGGTGGTCTGcagggggcagtggcagtggcaacggGCAACGGAGCAAGAGCGTTTGTCGATGTGGAGTTTGtggatgcagatgcagatgatggtaatgatgacgatgacgatgacgatgatgatgatggctgtGGCAGACCGCCGCGAGGTGACAATGATGATAATGCTGGGTTAGCTATTGTTGCAGATGGAGGAGATGCTGATGTTTTTGATGTTGCTGTCGCAGCTGCTTGGGGCGTCTGGTATTGCTTATGATtggatgttgctgttgtctgaTTTTGGCTTGGCATTCTATGATTTTGGttgtgtttttggttttggtatGGATGCGGGCTTAAGATTGGATCTGATGCGGATGCAATAAcaacggctgctgctgggccatTAGTGACATTACAGTTTCTGGTTTGGTGCGACTGTGGtgagtgttgttgttgctgctgctgatgttgcagtggctgctgtggcgtttgttgctgcttctgctgttgctgttgctgctgctgtaattGCTGTTGAaccttctgcttctgcctgcGTATTTTGGCATCTAAGTCGGCCTTAAAGTCTGACTTTCGGGGTATCAATGGCTTGTCGGCCACACTGGGAGGCTGATTCgaacccgtacccgtacccgtacccgaaCCCGACCCCGTACCTGTACCTGTACCATTGAAAAGGCTCAGGGAGAGGCTGGTGGGCTTTGGGGGCAGCTGTCGCCGCATCACAGGAGGCTCTACTGGGAGGCTACCGTTATCACTGACTGTCCCTTgtgccggctgctgctgctggggcggcTGATCGACGTGGTTTGCTTTACCTCTTTGCGGACTGCCGCGtccgagcagctgcagctgctgctcgctgGAGGCGCGAAACGAGGAGAGTCGCTGCTTGGCGGGCGCCAcagttgctgttgccggcGGGGGCGCCTTGCCACTGCCCGAGTCCGGCGAGTCCGGGGATCCGACTAGATTCGagggcagctgctgcagctcgcGCATCTcgtggagctgcagctgcgacTGCACCTGGGGGTCCTTGGTGCGCAGCAGGACTATCTCCGAGTTCTGCTTGACGAACTCAATGTCCGGGGTGTTGGGGATCTGGTGGTCGTAGATCACCACGAcggcgctgccgctgtcgctgcaggTGTCCACGTAGGCGTGCCGCGGCTGCCCCGACAGGCAGATGCTGTCGGAGGCGGCCAGCGAGATGCTGTCcgcggacacggacacggaggCGGGCGCATATAGGGAGCGCCCCTCGCTGCCCGACCCCCCGTTGTAGGGGTCGTCGCGGCTCGCACTCGCCACAAAGTGGGCGAACGTGGGGTTCTCGTAGCCGCCCGCTGTCAGGCCGCCGGTCAGCGAACTCGTCTCGCTCACATAGCAGCGACTCAGCTCCGAATCGCTGGCGCCCAGAAGCTCTCGTTCTCGCCGCCTGGCCTCCGCCAGCGTGGGGTCCATCAGGTGGCCCCCCTCTTCTCCGGCCAGCTCCTCGGAGGTGGTGTCCGACATGTCCGTGCCGCAGCCGCTGGAGTTGGTCTGGTTGCTGATGCCGCACAAATCGAtgttggtggtgctggcgGTGCTGCCGATGCAGGCGGCGGGCAGGTTGTTgttctcgctgctgctgctactcgtTGTcaggttgttgttgctgctgttgctgttgctgttctgcTTGCCCTTGCCCTCATCAATCTCACGTTGAAACGAGTCTAGTTCGccaattaaattatttaatgcTTTGATTGAGTCTTCGAAAGATTTGtctatatattatattattttgtattcatttgttggttggttgttgttggtttttggtggtggtgttCGTTGGTGGTTTCATTTGTTGGTTGAATATTGTTTGTGGTGCATTATGTGGTTCATTTACAGatgatgattttttgttttcgtttcggaTATGGTGGATAATatgaagagaagagagagagagggagagagagagagagagagggtgtgGACGGGAGGGaaaaacatagaaataaagaaaaaaaggttgggttaaaaaaatattcacgGTTCGATGTGGCTTCTATAGTAATAATCTTAACGGGGAGatcaacaaaaagaacaaattgCCAGGACTACATATCGGATAGGAAGAGGAGGGGGTCAGGATCGAGTGAGGATACGGGGTACACCGGAGTGCTCTGAAGTGCTGGGTGGAGATGACCAGTGATTCTACTTACCCATTTCCTGCTGCTCGGCCTCGGACCGCTTCGGTCCCCCTGCACTGGGGGCGGCTGCTGCAGGGGATGGACCCGTGGCCGGAACAGGAGGCGACACACTAccggccgctgctgctacgGCTGCCGCCTGCTTCTCGAACATGGAGGCCTTCTGCAGGACGGAGGCACGCGACCGTTCGTCCGTGTCCTCGGCACTGGCCGGCGGCTGCGATCCCGCCTGCTCGCTGATCTTgagcacctgcacctgcacctcgctcgtcggcggcgtggGCGAGCTGACCTGGTAGACGAATCCCAGTCCGGCGCCGGTACCCGTGCCCGTGCTGATGCTGCTTCCACTGGGCGTACCTGCGGCAGTGGACGTGGGTGAGTTGGTTAACAGGGGCGAGTAATGGTTCTGGGGCGTGGAGCTGCCACTGGACGGCGAGGTGGTGTTcgtgttggtgctggtgctgtggGTGTGCTGGCCCACGAGGGAGCCGCAAGCGACCGTCGAGTCGATCGATGGATGCGAGTGCAGCGACGAGGCCGTCGAGGATATGGAATGGGAGCGTGTGGCATGGTGCTGGGCAGCGTGAGgcgcttgctgctgctgctgctgctgtagaaGCTGATGGGAGCCCGAGGAGTCGTTGGAATGCTGCGAGCAGATCGAATCAATGgagctctgctgctgcagaggcgGTGGCGtgggcttctgctgctgctgctgctgctgctgctgttgctgctgctgctggtggttaGTGAGCTTCAAGGACGCCATGTTGGCCAGTTCGGACATGTTAACGTATGTGGGCggactctgctgctgctggagctgctgctgctgctgtgcatGATGTGCTGCGGACAGCtctgttggtggtggtggtggttgtgtTTACGGTTACGTTGGCGGTGGATGTTGCAGATGAAGTTAGCAAGGACATGCGTGGTGGGAGGAGTGGGGAGAGAGTGTCACAACACGGTTTTATTAGTAAGAATCTTGGGATTATGGCCATTGGCAAGCGTGcaactaacacacacacaaacagcgacagggagagagagagactgggactgggactggtactGGTAACAGGATCCCTTACCTTTCGTGATATGAGCCGGTATCGGTGAGGGGCACTGACGCTGCAGCAGGCCGCCGCTTCCACTGCCCTGACGGTGGTTGCTCTGCGCCGACAGCGGACGCTCCAGCGACGAGCAGCGCTGCAAGGGGGAGGACGGGGAAACGGTTAGTTTTCGCCCAGAGCCATAGCTGTCGCTTAGGACATTCGATGGTTTATTCCAAAATGAAGCGACACGGGAGTCTGGGTTCTGAGTATTCTGGCTAGGGGGTGCGGGGAGGCGCATGCAAAT is a window of Drosophila pseudoobscura strain MV-25-SWS-2005 chromosome 3, UCI_Dpse_MV25, whole genome shotgun sequence DNA encoding:
- the mim gene encoding chromatin modification-related protein eaf-1 isoform X24, which translates into the protein MDLSLERDSSALGSLFQQIINDMKNTSPLWDDFVAKASKLHTCLRAAIQAIAAYLDAFQKIADAATNSRGASKEIGTALTRVCLRHKAVETRLKTFTSAIMDCLVQPLQDKIEDWKRTVATIDKDHAKEYKRCRSELKKRSSDTLRLQKKARKGQTDGLQSLMDSHMQDVTLRRAELEEVEKRSLRAAMVEERLRYCSFVHMLQPVVHEECEVMSELGHLQEAMQSIALVTKEPSVLPQASEELIHDAKASINLYPESPGGGSGSQGGGCSNSLGSRKSSVCSISSMNSSGSSNSPGHHHYPRSLSQFVTPAIRLKPGESSDSGFCSSPALTTQVSNATNQTANVSTWPPHSQDVVDTLPPTADRPHTISTAYEKGHQRPPLTVYTFQNPETIHESGSGNGINNGSVAPSNGQPSSGQTTPATQKSPAASLSRPPLPVRCSSLERPLSAQSNHRQGSGSGGLLQRQCPSPIPAHITKELSAAHHAQQQQQLQQQQSPPTYVNMSELANMASLKLTNHQQQQQQQQQQQQQQKPTPPPLQQQSSIDSICSQHSNDSSGSHQLLQQQQQQQAPHAAQHHATRSHSISSTASSLHSHPSIDSTVACGSLVGQHTHSTSTNTNTTSPSSGSSTPQNHYSPLLTNSPTSTAAGTPSGSSISTGTGTGAGLGFVYQVSSPTPPTSEVQVQVLKISEQAGSQPPASAEDTDERSRASVLQKASMFEKQAAAVAAAAGSVSPPVPATGPSPAAAAPSAGGPKRSEAEQQEMGGALGGAGGSTRIARRSSINQAKPPPPVRRSSSVTPSPNASVGHASHLQLQHNTPLSSSSEHLPPPPAFMLESMSSGPPVAMPSSALKVSETVRALAAMRHQPASPGTLRRIQQQQQQQHQQQPQQQQYQPPLQSVHNSPMNDDPSYEAYYDSYMDLQAYAHALANGQQQQPGQQMPPPLPPPNQQRFNHQQQQQQYHPQQCYPQQQQQQQHVAQKPPTPPVYHAPPAPPPTADATFRTSSPAAGGGGGGGIYAQPKLVNSMSSFRTSSPSPNGHGHGHAHPLPPTQPKANPNLIAQLNARLNSKQQQQHHQQQHASDGIYGNQHQLGGESIYTRSGLSMSQPQQQQHYDAAAPILSMRQAQQQQQQYQHLQQQHYTCPPPLEDPPPPPIYNAGASATMPKKMARPHAGQSAASQLSAYAAGSATATLPKNMMQQQQRLQQQQQQQHQQYQQPAGMGNGNGHVNQRPQLPLPQQQMQQQQKLRAAQQQHLAEQQQQQQQRQPPIPSRHSSVQQKIFVSTNPFIQTTAVKFHSPSASPTCGSPVTGSGSVSSASIYATTARGNHHHQQQHQQQIHHPQQQQHQQQQHYYREVAGGNSNGGAAYYNHNNAHGHGHANANAHANVHAHAHMSHAQAHHPNYATSTNIEKTGSIRAKTKAEFLENLNAKLAKQGMSGRAFAVRNLINSKALMYQNPQNLSRPSAQYRRPPTYPNTTTTTSTTATTTTAIGTGTGHCDEQC
- the mim gene encoding serine-rich adhesin for platelets isoform X32; protein product: MDLSLERDSSALGSLFQQIINDMKNTSPLWDDFVAKASKLHTCLRAAIQAIAAYLDAFQKIADAATNSRGASKEIGTALTRVCLRHKAVETRLKTFTSAIMDCLVQPLQDKIEDWKRTVATIDKDHAKEYKRCRSELKKRSSDTLRLQKKARKGQTDGLQSLMDSHMQDVTLRRAELEEVEKRSLRAAMVEERLRYCSFVHMLQPVVHEECEVMSELGHLQEAMQSIALVTKEPSVLPQASEELIHDAKASINLYPESPGGGSGSQGGGCSNSLGSRKSSVCSISSMNSSGSSNSPGHHHYPRSLSQFVTPAIRLKPGESSDSGFCSSPALTTQVSNATNQTANVSTWPPHSQDVVDTLPPTADRPHTISTAYEKGHQRPPLTVYTFQNPETIHESGSGNGINNGSVAPSNGQPSSGQTTPATQKSPAASLSRPPLPVRCSSLERPLSAQSNHRQGSGSGGLLQRQCPSPIPAHITKELSAAHHAQQQQQLQQQQSPPTYVNMSELANMASLKLTNHQQQQQQQQQQQQQQKPTPPPLQQQSSIDSICSQHSNDSSGSHQLLQQQQQQQAPHAAQHHATRSHSISSTASSLHSHPSIDSTVACGSLVGQHTHSTSTNTNTTSPSSGSSTPQNHYSPLLTNSPTSTAAGTPSGSSISTGTGTGAGLGFVYQVSSPTPPTSEVQVQVLKISEQAGSQPPASAEDTDERSRASVLQKASMFEKQAAAVAAAAGSVSPPVPATGPSPAAAAPSAGGPKRSEAEQQEMDKSFEDSIKALNNLIGELDSFQREIDEGKGKQNSNSNSSNNNLTTSSSSSENNNLPAACIGSTASTTNIDLCGISNQTNSSGCGTDMSDTTSEELAGEEGGHLMDPTLAEARRRERELLGASDSELSRCYVSETSSLTGGLTAGGYENPTFAHFVASASRDDPYNGGSGSEGRSLYAPASVSVSADSISLAASDSICLSGQPRHAYVDTCSDSGSAVVVIYDHQIPNTPDIEFVKQNSEIVLLRTKDPQVQSQLQLHEMRELQQLPSNLVGSPDSPDSGSGKAPPPATATVAPAKQRLSSFRASSEQQLQLLGRGSPQRGKANHVDQPPQQQQPAQGTVSDNGSLPVEPPVMRRQLPPKPTSLSLSLFNGTGTGTGSGSGTGTGTGSNQPPSVADKPLIPRKSDFKADLDAKIRRQKQKVQQQLQQQQQQQQKQQQTPQQPLQHQQQQQQHSPQSHQTRNCNVTNGPAAAVVIASASDPILSPHPYQNQKHNQNHRMPSQNQTTATSNHKQYQTPQAAATATSKTSASPPSATIANPALSSLSPRGGLPQPSSSSSSSSSSLPSSASASTNSTSTNALAPLPVATATAPCRPPPSAPPPAHPYVCSSNAANPQANHQANTNTNSTANANANASLKPGITPRPASLSGGALGGAGGSTRIARRSSINQAKPPPPVRRSSSVTPSPNASVGHASHLQLQHNTPLSSSSEHLPPPPAFMLESMSSGPPVAMPSSALKVSETVRALAAMRHQPASPGTLRRIQQQQQQQHQQQPQQQQYQPPLQTFRTSSPAAGGGGGGGIYAQPKLVNSMSSFRTSSPSPNGHGHGHAHPLPPTQPKANPNLIAQLNARLNSKQQQQHHQQQHASDGIYGNQHQLGGESIYTRSGLSMSQPQQQQHYDAAPILSMRQAQQQQQQYQHLQQQHYTCPPPLEDPPPPPIYNAGASATMPKKMARPHAGQSAASQLSAYAAGSATATLPKNMMQQQQRLQQQQQQQHQQYQQPAGMGNGNGHVNQRPQLPLPQQQMQQQQKLRAAQQQHLAEQQQQQQQRQPPIPSRHSSVQQKIFVSTNPFIQTTAVKFHSPSASPTCGSPVTGSGSVSSASIYATTARGNHHHQQQHQQQIHHPQQQQHQQQQHYYREVAGGNSNGGAAYYNHNNAHGHGHANANAHANVHAHAHMSHAQAHHPNYATSTNIEKTGSIRAKTKAEFLENLNAKLAKQGMSGRAFAVRNLINSKALMYQNPQNLSRPSAQYRRPPTYPNTTTTTSTTATTTTAIGTGTGHCDEQC